Proteins from a genomic interval of Mycobacterium conspicuum:
- a CDS encoding metal ABC transporter solute-binding protein, Zn/Mn family — METIVIRIRGRPGRVPERKTSVRTAFNRRLVVLFLAGCTALAGCGTGGPGHLGSPMVVASTDAWGSVARAVAGNHIPVRSILAGADIDPHSYQASPSEAAAIIDASLVVYNGGGYDPWVDDVLAGHRAVNSVNAFSFAQSGANEHVFYDPNVAKSVADTVAEKLAAIDPRHTADYRANAAEFRRGADAINDSEHAIAKAYPGAGVIATEPVAHYLLARSGLVDRTPPAFAAANENETDPAPADMAAVLNLIEHRQVAALVVNPQTSTAAITGLQDAARRAGVPVTEATETLPDGIDYLTWQRRTVSRLLAALRSNQPAGL, encoded by the coding sequence ATGGAAACGATTGTCATTAGGATTAGGGGTCGACCCGGGCGGGTCCCAGAAAGGAAAACGAGCGTGCGCACGGCGTTCAACCGACGGCTCGTAGTCCTTTTCCTGGCCGGCTGCACGGCACTGGCCGGGTGCGGGACCGGGGGGCCCGGACACCTCGGCTCGCCGATGGTGGTGGCGTCCACCGACGCGTGGGGCAGCGTGGCACGCGCGGTCGCCGGCAACCACATCCCCGTCAGGTCGATCCTGGCTGGCGCCGACATCGATCCGCACTCCTATCAGGCCAGCCCGTCCGAAGCGGCCGCGATCATCGACGCGTCGCTGGTGGTCTACAACGGCGGCGGCTACGACCCGTGGGTCGACGACGTGCTCGCCGGACATCGGGCGGTCAACTCGGTGAATGCTTTCTCTTTCGCCCAAAGCGGCGCCAACGAACACGTCTTCTACGACCCGAACGTCGCCAAATCGGTTGCCGACACCGTCGCGGAGAAGCTGGCGGCGATCGACCCGCGCCACACCGCGGACTATCGGGCCAACGCGGCCGAGTTCCGCCGCGGCGCCGATGCGATCAACGACTCCGAACACGCGATCGCCAAGGCGTATCCCGGCGCCGGGGTGATCGCGACCGAGCCCGTCGCGCACTACCTGCTGGCGCGGTCCGGCTTGGTCGACCGCACCCCGCCGGCGTTCGCCGCGGCCAACGAGAACGAAACCGATCCCGCCCCCGCCGACATGGCGGCGGTGCTCAACCTGATCGAGCATCGTCAGGTGGCGGCACTGGTGGTCAACCCGCAGACCTCGACCGCCGCGATCACCGGCCTGCAAGACGCCGCGCGGCGGGCGGGGGTGCCGGTGACCGAGGCGACCGAGACGCTGCCCGACGGCATCGACTACCTGACCTGGCAGCGCAGAACGGTCAGCCGGCTGCTCGCAGCGCTGCGGTCGAATCAACCAGCGGGGCTATGA
- a CDS encoding metal ABC transporter ATP-binding protein yields MSLKAPQQQSPAPHTAARADAVSLSGARLAFGDRVLWDHLDLSVAPGEFIAVLGPNGSGKTSLLKVLLSQLPLSAGTALVDGKRVTSGSGRIGYVPQHRSLDRDVMLRGRDLVRLGIDGARWGALPLRSADRARRREAVAQALRQVNGEHLADVPVGVMSGGELQRMRIAQALASDPTLLLCDEPLSALDPANARLAAALIDRRRRVANTTVILVTHEVNPILPYVDRLLYLVDGRFRVGTVEQVMTSETLSALYHADIQVVKTKDRYVVISDAVEGHPE; encoded by the coding sequence ATGAGTCTCAAAGCGCCGCAACAACAATCACCGGCCCCGCACACCGCCGCTCGCGCGGACGCGGTGTCGCTCAGCGGCGCTCGGCTGGCGTTCGGCGACCGGGTCCTGTGGGACCACCTTGACCTGTCCGTTGCGCCGGGCGAGTTCATCGCGGTGCTCGGCCCCAACGGCAGCGGGAAGACGTCCCTGCTGAAGGTGCTGCTCAGCCAGCTTCCGCTGAGTGCCGGCACCGCGCTGGTGGACGGCAAGCGGGTCACCTCCGGCAGCGGCCGTATCGGCTATGTGCCGCAACATCGTTCGCTGGACCGCGATGTGATGCTGCGGGGCCGCGACTTGGTTCGGCTGGGCATCGACGGAGCGCGCTGGGGCGCCCTGCCGCTGCGGTCCGCCGATCGGGCCCGCCGACGCGAGGCCGTCGCGCAGGCACTGCGGCAGGTCAACGGCGAACACCTGGCCGATGTCCCGGTCGGGGTGATGTCGGGCGGCGAACTGCAGCGGATGCGCATCGCTCAGGCGCTGGCCAGCGACCCGACCCTGCTGCTCTGCGATGAACCGCTGTCGGCGTTGGACCCGGCGAACGCCCGGCTGGCGGCGGCGCTGATTGACCGTCGCCGTCGCGTGGCCAACACCACGGTCATCCTGGTCACCCACGAGGTCAACCCGATCCTGCCGTACGTGGACCGGTTGCTCTACTTGGTCGACGGCCGATTCCGGGTCGGCACCGTCGAGCAGGTGATGACCTCCGAAACGCTGTCGGCGCTCTACCATGCCGACATTCAGGTGGTGAAGACCAAGGATCGCTACGTGGTGATCAGCGATGCGGTCGAGGGGCACCCGGAGTGA
- a CDS encoding metal ABC transporter permease: MNERLKDTLHHLFSFDITAHLLSHDFVQQALLAAALLGLVAGLIGPFIVMRQMSFAVHGSSELSLTGAAFALLVGFEVGVGALIGSALAAALFGVLGRRAHERDSVIGVVLAFGLGLAVLFINLYPGRTATSFALLTGQIVGVGYSGLAMLALVCLLVIAVLGTCYRPLLFATVDPEVAAARGVPVRALGIVFAALVGVVAAQAVQIVGALLVMSLLITPAAAAGRIVASPAAAIVTSVAFAEVAAVGGIVLSLAPGVPVSVFVATISFVIYLSCWLIGRNRSGIRAAA; encoded by the coding sequence GTGAACGAGCGGCTGAAAGACACGCTGCACCACCTGTTCTCGTTCGACATCACCGCGCACCTGCTCAGCCACGACTTCGTCCAACAGGCGCTGCTGGCGGCGGCGCTGCTGGGGTTGGTGGCCGGGTTGATCGGCCCGTTCATTGTGATGCGCCAGATGTCGTTCGCCGTGCACGGCTCCAGCGAATTGTCTTTGACGGGAGCGGCTTTCGCGTTGCTGGTGGGGTTCGAAGTGGGCGTGGGCGCGCTGATCGGCAGCGCGCTGGCGGCGGCGCTGTTCGGCGTTCTCGGTCGGCGGGCCCACGAGCGCGATTCGGTGATCGGGGTGGTGCTGGCGTTCGGGCTGGGCCTGGCGGTGCTGTTCATCAACCTCTACCCGGGCCGCACCGCCACCAGCTTCGCGTTGCTAACCGGCCAGATCGTCGGGGTCGGCTATTCCGGGCTGGCGATGCTGGCGCTGGTCTGCCTGTTGGTCATCGCCGTGCTGGGAACGTGCTATCGGCCGCTGCTGTTCGCCACCGTGGATCCGGAGGTCGCGGCCGCGCGTGGTGTGCCGGTGCGCGCGCTGGGCATCGTGTTCGCCGCGCTGGTCGGGGTGGTGGCCGCCCAGGCGGTGCAGATCGTCGGGGCGCTGTTGGTGATGTCGTTGCTGATCACCCCGGCCGCCGCGGCCGGCCGAATAGTGGCCTCACCGGCCGCGGCGATCGTGACCTCGGTGGCCTTCGCCGAGGTTGCCGCCGTCGGAGGCATCGTGCTGTCGCTGGCGCCCGGGGTGCCGGTCTCGGTGTTCGTCGCGACCATCTCGTTCGTGATCTATCTGTCGTGCTGGCTGATTGGCCGAAACCGGTCGGGCATCCGCGCCGCCGCTTAA
- a CDS encoding sensor domain-containing protein yields MRQRIAGLALVAACAAGCATTVDGKPVAADHSGPLTQTPVAVSALDGLLLDPSQINAALNATSMKVWFSGRAMWDWSTSVSDPTCLAIDGPAQDKVYANTGWTAIRGQRLDDSVDDSKRRKHYAIQAVVAFPSARDAAAFYDSSTHTWPACSNRRFSDINPGKPDTVWTVSGTSNDNGMLTASQVQQGGDGWTCQRALTVRNNVAIDIVTCSYTQSGAVAVGVAQQIAAKVAKQ; encoded by the coding sequence GTGCGTCAGCGGATTGCGGGGCTCGCGCTGGTCGCCGCGTGCGCCGCGGGCTGCGCCACCACGGTCGACGGCAAGCCCGTGGCCGCCGACCACTCCGGGCCGCTGACCCAGACCCCCGTCGCGGTTTCGGCGCTGGACGGGCTGCTGCTGGACCCGAGCCAGATCAATGCCGCGCTCAACGCCACCTCGATGAAGGTGTGGTTTTCCGGCAGGGCGATGTGGGACTGGAGCACCAGCGTGAGCGACCCGACCTGCCTGGCGATCGACGGCCCGGCGCAGGACAAGGTCTACGCCAACACCGGCTGGACGGCCATCCGCGGCCAGCGGCTCGACGACAGCGTCGACGACTCGAAGCGGCGCAAGCACTACGCCATCCAGGCCGTCGTCGCGTTCCCCTCGGCGCGCGACGCCGCCGCGTTCTATGACTCCTCGACGCACACCTGGCCCGCCTGCTCGAATCGCCGCTTCTCCGACATCAACCCCGGCAAGCCGGACACCGTGTGGACGGTGTCGGGAACCAGCAACGACAACGGCATGCTGACCGCCAGCCAGGTCCAGCAGGGCGGCGACGGCTGGACCTGTCAGCGCGCCCTGACCGTGCGCAACAACGTCGCCATCGACATCGTGACGTGCAGCTATACCCAATCGGGTGCGGTGGCGGTCGGGGTCGCACAGCAGATCGCCGCCAAGGTGGCCAAGCAGTAG
- a CDS encoding sensor domain-containing protein — protein MRRAIRWRAALAAATIIGTSGCVATVAGVPRVGGDRAPLSWGPDLAAAQLADVLLDAATVNQLMGTNGMTELRTYDQMPGDDGTYSDAACAGAVFNTVEAAYKGSGYVAAKGTQFSDTGGKHYVDQGVVAYGSGADARKFLAASQHSWQRCVGRHIAYRAKNDSPITWTIRAPVTTDGITVAVVDREAGEEYACAHGITAKSNVVIDVSACSDGMANQGLKIARILVDAIAANFPR, from the coding sequence ATGCGACGGGCAATTCGATGGCGGGCCGCGCTGGCGGCCGCCACCATCATCGGCACCTCCGGCTGTGTCGCCACCGTTGCCGGTGTGCCGCGGGTCGGCGGCGACCGCGCCCCGCTGAGTTGGGGACCCGATCTCGCCGCGGCGCAATTGGCCGACGTGCTGCTCGACGCGGCGACGGTCAATCAGCTCATGGGCACCAACGGCATGACCGAGCTGCGGACCTACGACCAGATGCCCGGCGATGACGGCACGTATTCCGACGCCGCCTGCGCGGGAGCGGTTTTCAACACGGTCGAGGCCGCCTACAAGGGCAGCGGGTACGTCGCGGCCAAGGGCACGCAATTCAGCGACACCGGCGGCAAACACTACGTCGACCAGGGCGTGGTCGCGTACGGCAGCGGCGCCGACGCCCGCAAGTTCCTTGCCGCATCGCAACATTCGTGGCAGCGCTGCGTGGGCCGGCACATCGCCTACCGAGCGAAAAACGACAGCCCCATCACCTGGACCATCCGCGCGCCGGTCACCACGGACGGCATCACCGTCGCCGTCGTGGACCGGGAAGCGGGCGAGGAGTACGCCTGCGCGCACGGGATCACCGCCAAATCCAACGTGGTGATCGACGTCTCGGCCTGCAGCGACGGCATGGCCAACCAGGGCCTTAAGATCGCGCGCATCCTGGTCGACGCCATCGCCGCCAACTTTCCACGATGA
- a CDS encoding LamB/YcsF family protein: protein MPRIDLNADLGEGFGVWQLGDDDAMLKIVTSANVACGFHAGDPAGMLRVCRAATERGVRIGAQVSYRDLAGFGRRFIDVTAEDLRADVVYQIGALQAIARAAGSAVSYVKPHGALYNTIVTNGEQAAAVAEAVRLVDAALPVLGMAGSAFFSEATRLGLRTVAEAFADRAYRPDGGLVSRREPGAVLHDPAAIAERVVAMVSTGEVTAVDGSRLAVSVESVCVHGDSPGAVRIAAAVRAGLEAAGADIEAFS, encoded by the coding sequence GTGCCGCGCATCGATCTCAACGCCGACTTGGGCGAGGGCTTCGGCGTCTGGCAACTCGGCGACGACGACGCCATGCTGAAAATCGTCACGAGCGCGAACGTGGCGTGCGGCTTCCATGCCGGGGACCCCGCCGGCATGTTGCGGGTGTGCCGCGCGGCCACCGAGCGCGGGGTGCGCATCGGAGCGCAGGTGAGCTATCGCGACCTAGCCGGATTTGGCCGGCGCTTCATCGACGTCACGGCCGAGGATCTGCGGGCCGATGTGGTGTATCAGATCGGCGCGTTGCAGGCGATCGCACGGGCCGCCGGCTCGGCGGTGTCCTACGTCAAACCGCATGGCGCGCTGTACAACACGATCGTGACCAACGGCGAGCAGGCCGCCGCCGTGGCCGAGGCGGTACGCCTGGTCGACGCCGCCCTGCCGGTGCTCGGCATGGCCGGTTCGGCGTTTTTCAGCGAGGCGACCCGCCTCGGCTTGCGCACGGTGGCCGAGGCTTTCGCCGACCGCGCCTACCGGCCCGACGGTGGGCTGGTTTCCCGTCGCGAGCCGGGCGCGGTGTTGCACGATCCGGCCGCGATCGCCGAGCGGGTGGTGGCCATGGTGAGCACCGGCGAGGTCACCGCCGTCGACGGATCACGGCTCGCCGTTTCGGTGGAATCGGTTTGCGTGCATGGCGATTCACCGGGCGCGGTGCGCATCGCCGCCGCGGTGCGTGCAGGCCTTGAGGCGGCCGGCGCCGACATCGAGGCGTTCAGCTGA
- a CDS encoding MBL fold metallo-hydrolase, which translates to MRLKLGRPDIARYSDRFTVPAAQADSPLSVTWLGVATLLIDDGSSALMTDGFFSRPGLARVAAGKLQPSAARVDGCLARAKVSRLEAVIPVHTHFDHVMDSALVADRTGARLVGGESAANVGRGHGLLADRVVVAVPGEPIRLGPFDVTLIESRHCPPDRFPGVIDAPVKPPVKVSAYRCGEAWSTLVHHRPSDRRLLIQGSAGYKAGALTGQAADTVYLSVGQLGLHPRSYLVDYWTETVRAVGARRAIPIHWDDFFRPLSKPLRALPYAGDDLDASMRILDELATQDGVALQLPTVFQREDPWI; encoded by the coding sequence ATGCGACTCAAGCTCGGCCGACCCGACATCGCGAGGTATTCGGATCGGTTCACTGTGCCTGCCGCCCAAGCTGATTCGCCGCTATCGGTGACGTGGCTGGGGGTGGCGACCTTGTTGATCGACGACGGGTCTTCGGCGCTGATGACCGACGGCTTCTTCTCCCGCCCCGGCCTGGCGCGGGTGGCGGCCGGCAAGCTACAGCCGTCGGCCGCACGCGTGGACGGCTGCCTGGCCCGGGCCAAGGTGTCACGGCTGGAGGCGGTCATCCCGGTGCACACCCACTTCGACCACGTGATGGACTCGGCGCTGGTCGCCGACCGCACCGGCGCGCGACTGGTCGGCGGCGAATCGGCGGCCAACGTCGGGCGCGGCCACGGGCTTCTTGCCGACCGTGTGGTCGTCGCCGTCCCGGGAGAGCCAATTCGGTTGGGCCCCTTCGACGTTACGTTGATCGAATCCCGCCACTGCCCGCCCGACCGGTTCCCCGGGGTGATCGACGCCCCGGTCAAACCACCGGTGAAGGTGTCCGCCTACCGATGCGGCGAGGCGTGGTCGACGCTGGTGCACCACCGGCCCTCGGACCGGCGGCTGCTGATCCAGGGCAGCGCCGGTTACAAAGCGGGCGCGTTGACCGGACAGGCCGCCGATACGGTCTACCTGTCGGTCGGCCAGCTGGGGTTGCATCCGCGCTCATACCTGGTCGACTACTGGACGGAGACGGTCCGCGCGGTGGGCGCACGCCGAGCGATCCCGATCCACTGGGACGACTTCTTCCGCCCGCTGTCAAAGCCGTTGCGGGCGTTGCCCTATGCGGGCGACGACTTGGACGCGTCGATGCGCATTCTGGACGAGCTGGCCACGCAGGACGGTGTCGCGCTGCAACTGCCGACGGTGTTCCAGCGCGAAGATCCCTGGATCTGA
- a CDS encoding SLC13 family permease, which translates to MLLTVALLLLAVVLGFAVARPQGWPEALAAVPAAGILIAIGAISVRQAAAQVAGLAPVVAFLGAVLVLAKLCDDEGLFEYAGAAMARTSPQGGGLLRQVFAIAATITAVLSLDATVVLLTPVVLVSVRRLRTSMRPYAYATAHLANAASLLLPVSNLTNLLAFHVAKLSFAKFTLVMALPWLAAVAAVYVVFRVFFARDLRQRPKPDGAGPPRRPPVFVLVVVALTLAGFAVSESVGVAPAWVALAGAAALAVRSLRRGHTSVREIARSVNVSFLVFVLALGIVVQAITLNGMGRAISAVLPSGASAAGLPGLLAIAAVAALLANVVNNLPATLVLVPLVAPSGPVAVLAVLIGVNIGPNLTYVGSLSNLLWRGVLRRQNVEAPVAEYTRLGVCTVPTALVAAVLALWVGVRLLGV; encoded by the coding sequence GTGCTTTTGACTGTCGCGCTGTTGCTGCTTGCCGTGGTGCTCGGGTTCGCGGTCGCGCGCCCACAGGGCTGGCCGGAGGCGCTGGCGGCGGTGCCGGCGGCGGGGATCCTGATCGCGATCGGCGCGATCTCGGTGCGCCAGGCGGCCGCTCAGGTCGCCGGGCTCGCCCCGGTGGTGGCCTTCCTGGGCGCGGTGCTGGTGCTGGCCAAGCTGTGCGACGACGAGGGCCTGTTCGAATACGCCGGCGCGGCGATGGCGCGGACGAGTCCGCAGGGCGGCGGCCTGCTGCGGCAGGTGTTCGCGATCGCCGCCACCATCACCGCCGTCCTGAGCCTAGATGCCACGGTGGTACTGCTGACCCCGGTGGTGCTGGTCAGCGTCCGTCGGCTGCGCACGTCGATGCGGCCGTACGCCTATGCCACCGCACATCTGGCCAACGCCGCCTCGCTGCTGCTTCCCGTCTCGAATTTGACCAACCTGCTGGCCTTCCACGTCGCAAAGCTGTCGTTCGCGAAATTCACGCTGGTGATGGCGTTGCCGTGGCTGGCCGCGGTGGCCGCGGTGTACGTGGTCTTTCGGGTGTTTTTCGCGCGAGATCTGCGCCAGCGGCCGAAGCCAGACGGGGCCGGGCCACCCCGCCGGCCGCCGGTGTTCGTGTTGGTGGTGGTGGCGCTGACGCTGGCCGGGTTCGCCGTCTCGGAGTCGGTGGGCGTGGCCCCGGCCTGGGTGGCGCTGGCGGGAGCCGCGGCGCTGGCGGTGCGCAGCCTGCGGCGCGGACACACGTCAGTGCGGGAGATCGCGCGCTCGGTCAACGTGTCGTTTCTGGTGTTCGTGCTGGCGTTGGGCATCGTCGTGCAGGCGATCACGCTCAACGGGATGGGCCGCGCGATCTCCGCGGTGCTGCCGTCGGGAGCGTCCGCCGCCGGGCTGCCCGGTTTGCTGGCGATCGCGGCGGTGGCCGCGCTGCTGGCCAACGTCGTCAACAATCTGCCCGCCACGCTGGTGTTGGTGCCGCTGGTCGCGCCGAGCGGGCCGGTGGCCGTGCTGGCGGTGCTGATCGGGGTCAATATCGGCCCCAATCTGACCTACGTCGGGTCGCTATCCAACCTGCTCTGGCGCGGGGTTCTGCGCCGCCAAAACGTCGAGGCTCCCGTCGCCGAGTACACCCGCCTCGGGGTGTGCACCGTTCCCACCGCCCTGGTCGCGGCGGTGCTGGCGCTGTGGGTCGGCGTGCGGCTGCTGGGTGTCTAG